From the Chloroflexus aurantiacus J-10-fl genome, one window contains:
- the glgA gene encoding glycogen synthase, with protein sequence MPELRRVALFTNEYPPYIYGGAGVHVEYLSQALSRMVPVEVRCFGDQHVDTANLKVRGYPRWEEARQNTDPRFAGAVDAVARSLAMAKDTLDASVVHCHTWYTDLAGLFASKLWGIPYVLTIHSLEPLRPWKVEQLGNAYHLSSWIERTAIEQAHAVIAVSKETRADILRLFNINPERVHVIYNGIDLNEYRKTSATDALERYGVDPTRPFVLFVGRITRQKGIIHLVNAIPHIDPTAQIVLCAGAPDTKEIGIEMEERVAAVSAHRPGVIWIREMLPRQDVIQFYSHAAVFCCPSVYEPFGIINLEAMACETAVVASAVGGIKEVVIPEETGLLVDPNLKPGSFDPVDPAAFSADLAAAINRLLANPDLRYQFGQAGRRRVEQVFSWDAIARQTIELYQAVIESFAG encoded by the coding sequence ATGCCTGAACTGCGCCGTGTGGCCCTCTTTACGAATGAGTACCCACCGTATATTTATGGCGGAGCCGGTGTCCACGTCGAGTATCTGAGCCAGGCGCTTAGCCGGATGGTACCGGTTGAAGTTCGTTGCTTTGGCGACCAACACGTTGACACAGCCAACCTGAAGGTGCGCGGCTATCCCCGCTGGGAAGAGGCACGCCAGAATACCGATCCCCGCTTTGCCGGTGCGGTCGACGCAGTTGCCCGCTCGCTGGCGATGGCAAAAGATACGCTCGACGCCAGCGTGGTTCATTGTCATACCTGGTACACCGACCTGGCGGGTCTGTTCGCCAGCAAGCTATGGGGGATTCCCTACGTATTAACCATCCACTCGCTCGAACCATTACGCCCCTGGAAGGTTGAACAACTGGGCAACGCCTACCATCTTAGCTCGTGGATCGAACGCACGGCGATTGAGCAGGCCCATGCCGTGATCGCCGTTTCCAAAGAGACCCGCGCCGATATTCTGCGCCTGTTTAATATCAATCCAGAGCGTGTCCACGTCATCTACAACGGGATCGATCTCAACGAGTACCGGAAAACCAGCGCAACCGATGCCCTTGAACGGTACGGCGTTGATCCAACCCGCCCCTTCGTGCTCTTCGTCGGACGGATTACGCGCCAGAAAGGGATTATCCATCTGGTGAATGCCATCCCGCACATCGACCCGACAGCGCAAATCGTGCTCTGCGCCGGCGCTCCTGATACGAAAGAGATCGGGATCGAGATGGAGGAACGGGTCGCCGCCGTGAGCGCCCACCGTCCCGGTGTGATCTGGATTCGCGAGATGCTTCCCCGCCAGGATGTGATTCAATTCTACTCGCACGCCGCCGTCTTCTGTTGTCCGAGTGTGTACGAGCCGTTCGGCATTATCAATCTTGAGGCGATGGCCTGTGAGACGGCTGTGGTGGCTTCGGCGGTCGGTGGTATCAAAGAGGTTGTCATTCCTGAAGAGACGGGGTTGCTGGTCGATCCCAATCTTAAGCCGGGCAGTTTCGATCCCGTCGATCCCGCCGCATTCTCGGCAGATCTGGCGGCTGCGATCAATCGTCTGCTGGCCAATCCCGACCTGCGTTATCAGTTCGGTCAGGCTGGTCGGCGTCGGGTCGAACAGGTATTTAGCTGGGACGCAATTGCCCGCCAGACGATTGAGTTGTATCAGGCGGTGATTGAGTCGTTCGCGGGTTGA
- a CDS encoding LysE/ArgO family amino acid transporter, whose protein sequence is MLELFVRGLLFGLAIAAPVGPIGLLCIRRTITDGRLTGFISGLGAATADALYGSIAALGLQAMSLILLGLSSLLQLAGGIALIWIGLTIMLARPDPVIAQPTITRRGLLGAYLSTFFLTLTNPATILIFTVIFAGLGLGTAGNWLNGMTLVAGVAFGSALWWTLLSSGVALVRGRVTVPVLRVINLVSGLVIIGFGVAALLSRGL, encoded by the coding sequence ATGCTTGAGTTATTCGTTCGCGGTCTTTTGTTTGGGCTGGCGATTGCGGCACCGGTCGGGCCGATTGGCTTGCTCTGTATCAGGCGCACGATAACCGACGGGCGATTAACCGGTTTCATCAGCGGGTTAGGCGCTGCCACGGCGGATGCGCTCTACGGCAGTATTGCCGCGCTGGGTTTACAGGCGATGAGCCTGATCCTGCTTGGGCTAAGTTCCCTGCTTCAGCTTGCAGGTGGTATCGCCTTGATCTGGATCGGCCTGACAATCATGCTTGCCCGACCTGACCCGGTTATTGCCCAACCGACCATCACCCGGCGAGGCTTGCTTGGCGCATATCTCTCAACCTTCTTTCTTACACTGACCAACCCGGCGACCATCTTGATCTTCACCGTTATCTTTGCCGGTTTGGGCCTGGGTACTGCCGGTAACTGGCTCAACGGGATGACGCTGGTTGCCGGGGTTGCCTTCGGCTCGGCGCTCTGGTGGACGTTGTTGAGCAGTGGGGTTGCGCTGGTACGCGGGCGGGTGACCGTGCCGGTGTTGCGGGTGATCAATCTGGTGTCAGGGTTGGTGATTATCGGGTTTGGGGTAGCCGCCTTGTTGAGTAGAGGCCTGTGA
- a CDS encoding thiamine diphosphokinase — protein sequence MTYTVIVANAPAIDLTPYQRLLTLADRLIAADGGGTALFAGGYTPHVIIGDLDSIAAEALTAYQAQGVAIERHRPDKDETDLELALLAAAAMGATRIDVIGALGGRWDQSLANVMLLGMPELRGRRVRLLDVPQQIWLVDRESIIPGLVGDTVSLLPFGGDAHGITTAGLAYPLTNGTLYHDRARGVSNVINNLPARVSVGQGMLLVVLTTQAEPV from the coding sequence ATGACGTACACAGTGATTGTAGCAAATGCACCGGCGATTGATCTCACGCCGTACCAGCGGTTGCTGACGCTTGCCGACCGGCTGATTGCCGCAGATGGCGGCGGTACTGCCCTGTTTGCCGGCGGCTACACGCCGCACGTGATCATTGGTGATCTCGACTCAATTGCTGCGGAAGCGCTGACTGCGTATCAGGCACAAGGGGTCGCGATTGAACGGCATCGCCCCGACAAAGACGAGACCGATCTCGAACTGGCGTTGCTGGCCGCAGCCGCTATGGGTGCGACCCGGATCGACGTGATCGGGGCACTGGGTGGACGTTGGGATCAATCGCTGGCGAACGTCATGTTGTTGGGGATGCCGGAGCTGCGTGGCCGCCGGGTTCGTCTGCTCGACGTTCCGCAACAAATTTGGCTGGTGGATCGTGAGAGTATCATCCCCGGCCTCGTAGGTGATACCGTCTCGTTGCTGCCGTTTGGCGGCGATGCCCACGGTATCACGACCGCAGGACTGGCCTATCCGCTTACGAATGGAACGCTTTACCATGACCGGGCACGTGGCGTGAGCAATGTTATCAATAACCTGCCGGCGCGCGTTTCGGTTGGGCAGGGCATGCTGCTAGTGGTACTGACGACGCAGGCTGAGCCAGTGTAG
- a CDS encoding HI0074 family nucleotidyltransferase substrate-binding subunit gives MLLDLSSLVRVIQALDAALRIVNDRSWFDAQSAEVQQTIMAGVVQNFEFVYELCIKMIRRRLELDAAFPEEVDVSNFRNFIRTAAEKGLITDVEAWFRYRLLRNMTSHTYDSAKALMVCQHAGELLAEAQVVLKALDRRNEQTND, from the coding sequence ATGCTTCTCGACCTATCCTCACTGGTTCGCGTGATTCAAGCCCTCGATGCTGCGCTGCGTATCGTGAATGATCGGTCGTGGTTCGATGCGCAGAGCGCGGAGGTTCAGCAGACCATCATGGCCGGTGTCGTGCAAAACTTCGAGTTCGTGTACGAATTGTGTATCAAGATGATACGGCGGCGGCTTGAACTGGATGCTGCTTTTCCAGAAGAGGTTGATGTCAGTAATTTTCGTAACTTCATCCGTACAGCGGCCGAAAAGGGTCTCATCACCGATGTCGAAGCCTGGTTTCGCTATCGCTTGTTGCGTAATATGACTTCTCACACATACGACAGTGCGAAAGCGTTGATGGTATGTCAACATGCAGGTGAACTACTTGCCGAAGCGCAAGTAGTATTGAAAGCTCTGGATAGACGGAATGAACAGACAAACGATTGA
- a CDS encoding nucleotidyltransferase family protein, which translates to MNRQTIEVQPEHLAIVCAILRKHVPHYDVRAFGSRVQGRARRYSDLDLVIMTDEPLALDVLAGLAEDFTDSDLPWKVDIVDWATTDAGFRAIIARDSVLIQRGIQQCQEAKGAG; encoded by the coding sequence ATGAACAGACAAACGATTGAGGTTCAACCGGAGCATCTGGCTATCGTATGCGCGATTCTGCGTAAACACGTTCCCCACTACGATGTCCGGGCCTTCGGTTCACGGGTGCAAGGTCGGGCCAGACGGTACTCCGATCTTGATCTGGTCATTATGACCGATGAACCGCTTGCGCTTGACGTGCTGGCGGGCCTGGCCGAAGATTTCACCGATTCCGATTTACCCTGGAAGGTTGATATTGTAGATTGGGCCACAACTGATGCGGGGTTTCGGGCTATCATCGCACGCGACAGCGTGCTGATACAGCGTGGCATACAGCAATGCCAGGAAGCAAAAGGGGCAGGATAA
- the tyrS gene encoding tyrosine--tRNA ligase, giving the protein MGASGMDLSELLRRGVAEVIVESELRARLQSGTPLRLKQGFDPTKPDMHIGHAVGLRKLRAFQELGHQVVLIVGDWTAQIGDPSGRDETRTRLSAAEVRANAETYMEQFFRVVDRQRTEVRWQSEWFGQFTLEHALDLAGRFTLAQMLAHETFRKRYETGAPLTILELMYPMLQAYDSVAIKADVEFGGTDQKFNILAGRELMAQLGMTPQQVFLVPLIPGTDGRKMSKTFNNTVDIRMPPSEMYGRIMSMSDEVLPLYFEVLTDVPLAEIDEMKLAMAAGQVNPRDLKMRLAREIVAQFHDPAAAAAAEAAFVRQFVEREIPEDIPTFTLTAPSGIVEVLVASGLAPSKSEARRLIDGGGVRVDGERVEDYALTLSPGANVVVQVGRRKFVRVV; this is encoded by the coding sequence CTGGGAGCGTCTGGGATGGATCTGTCCGAACTACTACGGCGCGGCGTTGCCGAAGTGATCGTCGAGAGCGAACTACGCGCTCGCTTGCAAAGTGGAACGCCGCTGAGGCTAAAACAGGGCTTTGATCCCACCAAGCCCGATATGCACATCGGCCATGCCGTTGGTCTGCGCAAATTGCGTGCTTTCCAGGAATTGGGGCACCAGGTGGTGTTGATTGTTGGTGATTGGACGGCACAAATCGGCGATCCGAGCGGTCGCGACGAAACCCGTACCCGCCTGTCGGCTGCTGAAGTACGGGCCAACGCCGAGACCTACATGGAGCAGTTTTTCCGCGTGGTTGATCGCCAACGCACCGAGGTGCGCTGGCAGAGTGAATGGTTTGGGCAATTCACGCTGGAGCATGCCCTCGATCTGGCCGGTCGCTTCACCCTGGCCCAAATGCTGGCCCACGAAACGTTCCGTAAGCGGTATGAAACCGGTGCGCCACTGACCATCCTCGAATTGATGTATCCAATGCTTCAGGCGTATGACTCGGTGGCGATCAAGGCCGATGTAGAATTCGGTGGTACCGACCAGAAATTCAATATCCTCGCCGGTCGTGAATTGATGGCGCAACTGGGTATGACCCCGCAACAGGTGTTCCTCGTGCCGCTCATTCCCGGCACCGATGGCCGTAAGATGTCGAAGACGTTTAATAACACGGTTGATATTCGGATGCCGCCATCGGAAATGTATGGTCGCATTATGTCAATGAGCGACGAGGTATTACCTCTCTATTTTGAAGTGCTGACCGATGTGCCGCTGGCAGAGATAGACGAGATGAAGCTGGCAATGGCCGCCGGGCAGGTCAATCCACGCGATCTGAAAATGCGGCTGGCGCGTGAGATTGTGGCGCAGTTCCACGACCCGGCTGCTGCCGCTGCCGCCGAAGCTGCCTTCGTTCGTCAATTCGTTGAGCGCGAGATTCCAGAGGATATTCCAACGTTTACCCTCACAGCACCGAGCGGGATAGTTGAGGTGTTGGTCGCCAGCGGTCTCGCCCCTAGCAAGAGTGAGGCGCGCCGCCTGATTGACGGTGGTGGCGTGCGGGTTGACGGTGAACGGGTTGAGGACTACGCCCTAACCCTGTCGCCCGGTGCTAATGTCGTGGTACAGGTTGGTCGCCGTAAGTTTGTGCGCGTTGTGTAG
- a CDS encoding tetratricopeptide repeat protein has product MNAAPIIEFRLFGVPRLRFNQRDIHFRRRQPLAIMAMLALSERSVTRDELIYVLWPDVPQPVGRQRLRRSLWHLRQAIGPLADNVLRDEPGGKAEILSLDTSQCYIDACVFVQLAGQVAELPDRESIRVAEQATQLYTGPLLSGLERIESTEFEHWVLQQRERFARLHLDVWRRLVDGYTAIAHFERAITAAEHALALDPLSEALHRKLMWLCARTGRRADAIHQFAYCTALLREELGLDPEAMTSALYQAILNDQIEDVYHLAFRDHKYQTSRRDVSRRQWPPGLGITHLPALTELLTPLREGLTGTPQVVCIQGAAGSGKSYLVRQVLETIRGAMPEVQIWTASAQQLDTYIPFGMVSDVFNVALRHRLNQPFTTMQAAAPPDPWMNEVVRLLPELRAIFSRLLPFRAPSETVPHLAYRRLLQAIPRAFQALIGTDPVLIVLEDVDQTDPLSTEAFAWFIRSLSAIKVSLLVTCRDDSTIKKIIADSGMPDRLRSFTIPPIDQQAVLRLAQDAGLSVSAGKQLWQQTHGEPLAIREILRAITMAPASVTPPSSLAEAVHLQLQMCDAALRRIVEVLAVICCGSGLLIQQVSGCTGDEVEEACTYFQQLNWIGTTETHYFIAHPEIRAAILAQLNPVRRQQLHRQTALWLRQVNVEPARIAYHLEAAAQPEEAARMWLQAARRAHAICVRDAALYAVQRGLGLAQERPTLFDLLCEQETITHDYGLRSEQQMALDALEQLVSQTPDHPEWWIEVYQRRGRYALVCNRWQEAVDALQRAAAHTLHRDSAILCSLARALAHQQKWSEAEDVLRQTEQIVQHQDRDAQIRYWCTYADVEQMRERTAAVEGALKRAVQLSEPTSPLLPQVMLQLGTIAALRNNFTQALLYAQEAQRLFAQRGMPDREAAAAVLVARMLARQHQYDEALAAYQRAYAGYAAIDLRQGMAASRVNMATLLLRLGAFAEGEAMAREAYNLFASVQDGRGMCVAASNIGAALVWGGRGADAEVWLRESYERAVAVPLPAQQAAALANLGAALLQQGRLVEARQMMEQGLALRAEQGHLDVSIDRAFLAMACLRLGDIDAADRHSLDAVEDLIRVPQIENPQQVWFARAQILRAQGRMTEAVAALKSAVECLQRSTHQLPAQYQEQYCTVFTFNRAILCAYDNDVWPDPPLLV; this is encoded by the coding sequence ATGAATGCAGCACCGATCATTGAATTTCGCTTATTCGGCGTTCCACGTCTACGTTTCAATCAACGCGACATTCACTTCCGGCGCCGTCAACCGCTGGCAATTATGGCAATGCTGGCCTTGAGCGAGCGCTCGGTTACCCGTGATGAGCTGATCTATGTTCTCTGGCCGGATGTGCCCCAACCGGTTGGCCGGCAACGTCTGCGTCGCTCGCTCTGGCACCTGCGTCAGGCGATTGGTCCCCTCGCCGATAACGTGTTGCGTGATGAACCCGGGGGAAAAGCCGAGATCCTTTCCCTCGATACCAGCCAGTGTTACATCGATGCCTGTGTCTTCGTCCAGTTGGCCGGTCAGGTTGCAGAACTACCTGATCGCGAGAGTATTCGAGTTGCCGAGCAAGCAACGCAGCTTTACACCGGGCCATTGCTGAGTGGGTTAGAACGCATCGAGTCGACAGAGTTTGAACACTGGGTATTGCAGCAGCGCGAACGCTTTGCGCGTCTTCACCTCGATGTATGGCGGCGTCTGGTTGATGGTTACACCGCGATTGCTCATTTTGAACGGGCGATCACAGCAGCCGAGCATGCGTTGGCACTTGATCCGCTCTCCGAAGCGCTACACCGCAAATTGATGTGGCTCTGCGCCCGCACCGGACGACGTGCCGATGCGATTCATCAATTTGCATACTGCACAGCGTTGCTCCGCGAGGAATTGGGGCTTGATCCGGAAGCCATGACCTCGGCGTTGTATCAGGCGATTTTGAATGATCAGATTGAGGATGTTTATCATCTTGCGTTCCGTGACCATAAATACCAAACCAGCAGGAGAGATGTGAGTCGGCGTCAATGGCCACCGGGTTTAGGCATAACTCATCTTCCGGCGCTGACGGAACTCCTGACACCGTTGCGTGAGGGATTGACCGGCACGCCGCAGGTTGTTTGCATACAAGGGGCAGCCGGCAGTGGGAAGAGTTATCTGGTACGGCAGGTACTGGAGACGATCCGGGGCGCGATGCCAGAGGTACAGATATGGACGGCCAGTGCGCAGCAGCTCGATACGTACATCCCCTTCGGAATGGTCAGCGATGTGTTTAATGTGGCCTTGCGTCACCGGCTCAATCAGCCATTCACCACAATGCAGGCTGCGGCACCACCCGATCCCTGGATGAACGAGGTTGTGCGTTTGTTACCCGAACTACGGGCGATCTTTTCGCGCTTACTCCCATTTCGTGCTCCTTCGGAAACGGTGCCGCATCTGGCATATCGCCGGCTGTTGCAGGCAATACCGCGTGCATTTCAGGCGCTCATTGGTACCGATCCTGTTCTTATCGTTCTGGAAGACGTTGATCAGACCGATCCGCTTTCTACAGAAGCGTTTGCCTGGTTTATCCGCTCCCTATCCGCTATCAAAGTGTCACTGCTCGTCACCTGTCGTGATGATAGTACGATCAAGAAGATCATCGCCGACTCAGGCATGCCTGATCGCCTGCGTTCATTTACCATTCCGCCCATCGATCAACAGGCGGTGCTCCGTCTGGCGCAGGATGCAGGACTGAGTGTTTCTGCCGGTAAGCAACTCTGGCAGCAAACGCATGGCGAACCGTTGGCGATTCGTGAAATCTTACGCGCCATCACAATGGCTCCCGCTTCGGTTACACCACCTTCATCGCTTGCGGAGGCAGTCCATCTCCAGTTGCAGATGTGTGATGCTGCCCTACGGCGTATTGTTGAGGTGCTGGCTGTGATCTGCTGTGGAAGTGGCCTGCTTATTCAACAGGTGAGTGGCTGTACCGGCGATGAGGTTGAGGAAGCCTGTACATATTTTCAGCAACTCAATTGGATTGGTACAACCGAGACCCACTACTTTATCGCCCATCCAGAAATTCGCGCGGCCATCCTTGCGCAGCTCAATCCGGTGCGCCGTCAGCAACTGCATCGGCAAACCGCATTATGGCTGCGTCAGGTGAATGTAGAACCGGCACGTATTGCCTACCATTTGGAAGCGGCTGCTCAACCGGAAGAAGCTGCCCGGATGTGGCTTCAGGCTGCTCGCCGTGCCCACGCGATCTGTGTGCGCGACGCAGCGTTGTATGCGGTTCAGCGTGGTCTGGGCCTGGCCCAAGAGCGGCCGACACTGTTTGATCTGTTGTGTGAGCAAGAAACCATAACGCACGACTATGGGTTACGTTCAGAACAACAGATGGCCCTTGACGCGCTTGAACAACTTGTCAGCCAGACTCCCGATCATCCCGAATGGTGGATTGAGGTTTACCAGCGCCGTGGTCGCTATGCCCTGGTGTGTAATCGCTGGCAGGAAGCAGTTGATGCGTTGCAACGGGCTGCGGCTCACACCTTGCATCGTGATAGCGCTATTCTGTGCTCACTTGCTCGTGCCCTCGCTCATCAGCAGAAATGGAGCGAAGCCGAGGACGTTCTCCGTCAGACGGAACAGATCGTGCAGCACCAGGATCGCGATGCTCAGATTCGCTACTGGTGTACGTATGCCGATGTTGAACAGATGCGCGAGCGCACTGCGGCGGTAGAGGGTGCGCTCAAACGGGCAGTACAGTTGTCTGAGCCGACATCACCTTTACTGCCACAGGTCATGCTTCAACTGGGGACAATTGCTGCGCTCCGTAACAACTTCACGCAAGCGTTGCTCTACGCCCAGGAAGCACAGCGCCTCTTTGCTCAACGTGGTATGCCTGATCGAGAAGCTGCCGCCGCTGTCCTGGTTGCCCGGATGCTGGCGCGGCAACATCAATATGACGAGGCATTGGCAGCCTATCAACGGGCCTATGCCGGTTATGCCGCCATCGATCTGCGCCAGGGTATGGCTGCCAGTCGCGTAAATATGGCGACGCTGCTGCTACGGTTGGGCGCATTTGCTGAAGGTGAAGCGATGGCCCGTGAGGCGTACAACCTCTTCGCAAGTGTCCAGGATGGCCGGGGGATGTGTGTTGCCGCCAGTAACATCGGGGCAGCACTGGTATGGGGTGGTCGTGGTGCCGATGCTGAAGTATGGCTGCGTGAATCGTATGAACGGGCCGTTGCCGTTCCGCTGCCTGCTCAACAGGCGGCAGCGCTGGCAAACCTCGGCGCAGCGCTGCTCCAGCAGGGGCGGCTGGTGGAAGCTCGCCAGATGATGGAGCAGGGCCTGGCGCTGCGGGCAGAACAGGGGCATCTCGATGTCAGTATTGATCGGGCATTTCTGGCAATGGCCTGTCTGCGTCTCGGCGATATCGACGCTGCTGACAGGCATAGCCTGGATGCTGTCGAAGACCTGATTCGGGTGCCGCAGATTGAGAACCCGCAGCAAGTCTGGTTTGCACGGGCCCAGATTCTGCGTGCTCAGGGCCGCATGACGGAAGCTGTCGCAGCTTTGAAGTCAGCGGTGGAGTGTCTCCAGCGCAGTACACATCAACTGCCGGCACAATACCAGGAACAGTACTGTACCGTGTTTACCTTCAATCGCGCCATCCTGTGCGCCTACGACAATGATGTCTGGCCTGATCCGCCGCTGTTAGTATGA